In Gemmatimonadales bacterium, the following proteins share a genomic window:
- the sufC gene encoding Fe-S cluster assembly ATPase SufC, producing MIEIRNLHATAGDKEILRGIDLTVNAGEVHAVMGPNGSGKSTLAQVLAGHPAYEVTRGSVIYEGQDLLELEPEARAQAGVFLAFQYPVEIPGVSNAYFLRAAYNEIRKARGMEEVDSMDFLDLLEEKLKVVEWGPEIMSRAVNSGFSGGEKKRNEILQMAVLQPKLAILDETDSGLDIDALRIVAAGVNTLRRPDNATIVVTHYQRLLNYIVPDYVHVLTAGRIVKSGGKELALELEARGYEWLEEAVESAS from the coding sequence ATGATCGAGATACGAAACCTGCACGCCACCGCCGGCGACAAGGAGATCCTTCGGGGGATCGACCTCACGGTAAACGCCGGCGAGGTGCACGCGGTCATGGGCCCCAACGGCTCCGGCAAGAGCACGCTGGCCCAGGTCCTGGCTGGGCACCCGGCATACGAGGTCACCCGGGGATCGGTGATCTACGAGGGGCAGGATCTGCTCGAGCTGGAGCCTGAGGCGCGGGCCCAGGCGGGCGTGTTCCTGGCGTTCCAGTATCCGGTCGAGATCCCTGGCGTCAGCAACGCCTACTTCCTGCGCGCCGCGTACAACGAAATCCGGAAGGCCCGGGGCATGGAGGAAGTCGACTCGATGGACTTCCTGGATCTGCTGGAGGAGAAGCTCAAGGTGGTCGAGTGGGGCCCCGAGATCATGAGCCGCGCCGTTAACTCCGGCTTCTCCGGGGGCGAGAAGAAGCGCAACGAGATCCTCCAGATGGCCGTTCTGCAGCCCAAGCTGGCCATTCTGGACGAGACCGATTCCGGGCTGGACATCGACGCGCTCCGGATCGTCGCGGCCGGCGTGAATACCCTCCGGCGCCCGGACAACGCCACCATCGTGGTGACCCACTACCAGCGCCTCCTCAATTACATCGTCCCGGACTACGTACACGTGCTCACGGCGGGCCGGATCGTGAAATCCGGCGGCAAGGAGCTGGCCCTGGAGCTGGAGGCTCGGGGGTACGAGTGGCTGGAGGAAGCGGTGGAGTCCGCGTCGTGA
- the sufB gene encoding Fe-S cluster assembly protein SufB has protein sequence MSSSVETLVNTAYKYGFVTDIESDVAPKGLSEDIVRLISAKKNEPEWLLEWRLKALRGWQKMVEPHHWANIRYTPVDYQAISYYSAPKSRKPLGSLDEVDPKLLETYQKLGIPLSEQKLLSGVAVDAIFDSVSVGTTYKAKLAEQGIIFCSFGEAVREHPELVRKYLGSVVPASDNFFAALNAAVFSDGSFVYVPKGIKCPMELSTYFRINSAETGQFERTLIIADEGASVSYLEGCTAPKRDENQLHAAVVELIALDDASIKYSTVQNWYAGDEAGRGGIYNFVTKRGKCAGNNSKISWTQVETGSAITWKYPSVLLQGDNSVGEFYSVAVVNGWQQADTGTKMIHMGKNSRSTIVSKGISAGHGQNSYRGQVKVLPKATGARNYTQCDSMLIGNACGAHTFPYIEVQNTSSSTEHEASTSKIGEDQIFYLKQRGLNTENAISMIVNGFCKEVFKELPMEFAVEAQKLLGISLEGSVG, from the coding sequence ATGAGCTCGTCGGTCGAGACGCTCGTCAACACGGCATACAAGTACGGCTTCGTCACCGACATCGAGTCGGATGTGGCGCCCAAGGGCTTGAGCGAGGACATCGTCCGCCTCATCTCCGCCAAGAAGAACGAGCCTGAGTGGCTGCTCGAGTGGCGGCTCAAGGCCTTGCGCGGGTGGCAGAAGATGGTCGAGCCCCATCATTGGGCCAACATCCGTTACACGCCGGTGGACTACCAGGCCATCAGCTACTACTCGGCCCCCAAGAGCCGAAAGCCGCTTGGCAGCCTCGACGAGGTCGATCCCAAGCTGTTGGAGACCTACCAGAAGCTCGGCATCCCGCTCTCGGAGCAGAAGCTCCTGTCCGGCGTGGCAGTCGACGCCATCTTCGACAGCGTCTCCGTGGGGACCACCTACAAGGCAAAGCTCGCCGAGCAGGGGATCATCTTCTGCTCCTTCGGCGAGGCCGTACGGGAGCATCCCGAGCTGGTCCGGAAGTATCTCGGCTCCGTGGTTCCGGCGAGCGACAACTTCTTCGCCGCGCTCAACGCCGCGGTCTTCAGCGACGGCTCCTTCGTGTACGTGCCCAAGGGCATCAAGTGTCCCATGGAGCTCTCCACCTATTTCCGAATCAACAGCGCGGAGACCGGACAGTTCGAGCGCACACTGATCATCGCAGACGAGGGGGCGTCGGTGAGCTATCTCGAGGGCTGCACCGCTCCCAAGCGCGACGAGAACCAGCTCCACGCCGCGGTGGTGGAGCTGATCGCGCTGGACGATGCGTCGATCAAGTACTCCACCGTGCAGAACTGGTATGCCGGGGATGAAGCGGGTCGGGGCGGCATCTACAACTTCGTCACCAAGCGCGGCAAGTGCGCCGGCAACAACTCCAAGATCTCCTGGACCCAGGTCGAGACCGGCTCGGCGATCACCTGGAAGTACCCCAGCGTGCTGCTCCAGGGCGACAACTCGGTCGGAGAGTTCTACTCGGTGGCGGTCGTGAACGGCTGGCAGCAGGCCGACACCGGCACCAAGATGATCCACATGGGGAAGAACTCCCGCAGCACTATCGTGTCCAAGGGCATCTCCGCCGGTCACGGGCAGAACAGCTACCGCGGCCAGGTCAAGGTGCTCCCCAAGGCCACCGGAGCACGCAACTACACCCAGTGCGACTCGATGCTGATCGGAAACGCCTGCGGGGCGCATACCTTCCCGTACATCGAAGTGCAGAACACTTCCTCCTCCACCGAGCACGAGGCGAGCACCTCGAAGATCGGCGAAGACCAGATCTTCTACCTGAAACAGCGGGGACTCAACACCGAGAATGCGATCTCCATGATCGTGAACGGCTTCTGTAAGGAAGTGTTCAAGGAGCTTCCCATGGAGTTCGCGGTGGAAGCGCAGAAGCTGCTCGGCATCAGCCTCGAGGGGAGCGTAGGATGA
- a CDS encoding helix-turn-helix domain-containing protein encodes MSQLKREQRLTAKQLAGLLGTSLNAARHHLKELEAEGLVEYEREHRGVGAPAFAYRLTEAGQALFPRRYAETLTVVLDHVVAREGRETAVALLEGYFAALTHRLQEELQGRGPGERLRAVARTLSEEGYMAEGSGEGADATLTEHNCAIPAVAERFPEICAAEARFLAEVLQADVDRREHILNGCSACEYHVRFKPAQETL; translated from the coding sequence TTGAGCCAGCTCAAACGCGAGCAGCGGCTCACCGCCAAGCAGCTTGCCGGTCTGCTGGGTACCTCACTGAACGCCGCGCGGCACCATCTCAAGGAATTGGAAGCGGAGGGTCTGGTCGAGTACGAGCGCGAGCACCGGGGGGTCGGGGCGCCGGCCTTTGCCTACCGCCTGACGGAGGCCGGCCAGGCTCTCTTCCCCCGACGGTACGCGGAGACCCTGACCGTCGTGCTGGACCACGTGGTGGCGCGAGAAGGACGGGAAACGGCGGTGGCCTTGCTGGAGGGTTATTTCGCCGCCTTGACCCATCGGTTGCAGGAGGAGCTCCAAGGGCGAGGTCCCGGTGAGCGCCTCCGCGCGGTGGCCCGCACCCTCTCGGAGGAGGGCTATATGGCGGAGGGGTCCGGTGAGGGGGCCGACGCCACCCTCACCGAGCACAACTGCGCCATCCCCGCCGTCGCCGAGCGGTTCCCCGAGATCTGCGCCGCCGAGGCCCGCTTCCTTGCCGAGGTGCTCCAGGCGGACGTGGACCGCCGCGAGCACATACTCAACGGCTGCAGCGCCTGCGAATATCACGTGCGGTTCAAGCCCGCACAGGAGACCCTATGA
- a CDS encoding peptide deformylase, with product MTIHRIRLLGDPILRASCEPITRPRSTAVRVIMDDLRETLQDWQSRFGSGRGISAPQIGAPVRMVYVEMDRPWPLINPEIVDIGTEDFEVWDDCFSFPNLLVRVSRAHHIRVRYQDLKGEWAEVELEGDRAELLQHEIDHLDGVLAVDRPLGLDPFCLREEWHRLHGPSSRYGSPEARSASYATPLTGLL from the coding sequence ATGACCATTCATCGCATCCGGCTGCTGGGCGACCCTATCCTCCGGGCCAGTTGCGAGCCGATTACCCGGCCTCGATCCACGGCCGTCCGAGTCATCATGGACGATCTGCGTGAGACGCTGCAGGATTGGCAGTCCCGCTTCGGGAGCGGCCGGGGCATTTCCGCGCCGCAGATCGGCGCCCCCGTACGGATGGTCTACGTGGAGATGGACCGGCCGTGGCCCCTGATCAACCCGGAGATCGTGGACATCGGCACCGAGGATTTCGAGGTTTGGGACGACTGCTTCTCGTTTCCCAATCTGCTGGTCCGCGTCTCCCGAGCCCACCATATCCGGGTCCGGTATCAGGACCTCAAGGGCGAGTGGGCCGAGGTGGAGCTGGAAGGTGATCGCGCCGAGCTGCTGCAGCACGAGATCGACCACCTCGACGGGGTGCTGGCGGTGGATCGGCCCCTCGGGCTCGACCCCTTCTGTCTTCGGGAGGAGTGGCACAGGCTGCACGGCCCGAGCTCACGGTATGGGTCGCCGGAAGCACGCAGCGCGAGCTACGCCACACCGCTCACAGGTCTGCTCTAG
- a CDS encoding patatin-like phospholipase family protein, which yields MLPPLHLGLALALVSGAVFPGPPLHAQACPHLRTALVLSGGGAKGLAHIGVLRVLDSLGIRPDLVVGTSIGAIVGALYASGYSGRELDSVARATPLADLFRSYQPLAPHSLGILQPLVVWEQGEGHFALQSAALVEAEVNALMNAAMLRGNLRARGDFDSLPIPFRAVATDLAHRDVVVLRSGDLAQAARASAAVPLLFAPELRGGRYLTDGGLSANIPIAVARAAGAERVIVSDATEHAADSLPQGSPIVVADRLVQFLFQQRADSLTGRDLLIRPAVEGFASLNFSRRNVERLLQLGFAAADSMLPRLPCREGSTPISPPGLPHYLAGVRVPGANLSERNALIRLLGLGLSDSLDQQLLLTRVRTLAAASEAYQSVWLNPSGAGDSVEFTLALRRAARRVAGLGIAYDNELGGRMWAGLVDRRFLGRAIEASGALFLGELRRELALGFRRNFQLARQLVNPTLTIRLANEDVRRFDPEGDELSQAFTREAIGFMGVERVLSRGWELALGIEGHAWRQPGPRDRSTLGVVGRVVRASRSRGKVFDGEILWTGLYQRAALEGQLSAKLGVVRLLPRLRLGWGEDLPLQAGFPLGGSDGFPGLHIGERRGDREAMLSLLFSFPLKGPLIGRVELAGGRTATGGSLFGAEGWVGGARVGVGAETPLGPLRLEYGRATGDRDALFVRLGRWF from the coding sequence ATGCTTCCTCCCCTCCATCTTGGACTCGCGCTCGCCCTGGTATCGGGTGCCGTGTTCCCTGGACCCCCGCTGCACGCCCAAGCCTGCCCCCACCTGCGGACCGCGCTGGTGTTGTCGGGCGGCGGCGCCAAGGGACTCGCCCACATCGGGGTGCTCCGGGTGCTGGACAGCCTGGGCATCCGGCCCGACCTGGTGGTCGGCACCAGTATCGGAGCGATCGTGGGGGCGCTCTATGCCAGCGGGTACAGCGGCCGCGAGCTCGACTCCGTGGCGCGGGCGACCCCACTCGCCGATCTCTTCCGGTCCTACCAACCGCTGGCTCCTCATTCGCTTGGCATTCTCCAGCCGTTGGTGGTCTGGGAACAGGGTGAAGGCCACTTTGCGCTCCAGAGCGCCGCCCTGGTCGAGGCCGAGGTGAACGCGCTGATGAACGCGGCCATGCTCCGGGGCAATCTGCGCGCGCGGGGCGATTTCGACTCGCTTCCTATCCCCTTCCGGGCCGTTGCCACCGATCTCGCCCACCGGGACGTGGTCGTCCTCCGCTCGGGCGATCTGGCTCAGGCGGCGCGGGCCAGCGCGGCCGTGCCGCTCCTCTTCGCTCCCGAGCTGCGTGGCGGGCGCTACCTGACCGATGGCGGTCTCTCGGCCAACATCCCGATCGCCGTGGCTCGGGCCGCGGGCGCCGAGCGAGTGATCGTGTCCGACGCCACCGAGCATGCCGCCGATTCTCTTCCCCAGGGTTCGCCCATCGTCGTGGCGGACCGGCTGGTCCAGTTCCTGTTTCAGCAGCGAGCGGACAGCCTCACCGGCCGCGACCTGTTGATCCGGCCTGCCGTGGAAGGTTTTGCCAGCCTCAACTTCTCCCGTCGAAACGTCGAGCGGCTGCTCCAGCTCGGCTTTGCCGCGGCCGACAGCATGCTGCCCCGGCTCCCCTGTCGCGAGGGCTCGACTCCGATATCGCCGCCGGGCCTGCCGCACTACCTCGCCGGGGTCCGGGTTCCTGGTGCCAATCTCTCGGAGCGGAACGCCCTCATCCGGCTCCTCGGTCTGGGACTGAGCGATTCACTCGACCAACAGCTTCTCCTCACCCGGGTGCGGACGCTGGCGGCGGCCTCCGAGGCCTACCAGTCGGTGTGGCTCAATCCCTCCGGCGCCGGAGACTCGGTGGAGTTCACCCTCGCCCTGCGCCGTGCGGCGCGCCGAGTCGCCGGTCTGGGCATCGCCTACGACAACGAGCTCGGCGGCCGGATGTGGGCGGGATTGGTGGATCGCCGATTCCTGGGCCGTGCGATCGAAGCCAGCGGCGCACTATTCCTGGGCGAGTTACGGCGCGAGCTCGCTCTCGGGTTCCGCCGAAACTTTCAGCTTGCCCGGCAGCTGGTGAACCCTACGCTCACGATCCGTCTGGCGAACGAGGATGTGCGCCGGTTCGACCCCGAGGGCGATGAGCTGTCCCAGGCCTTCACCCGGGAGGCGATTGGGTTCATGGGCGTGGAGCGGGTGTTGTCGCGCGGCTGGGAGCTGGCGCTCGGCATCGAGGGACACGCCTGGCGCCAGCCGGGGCCGCGCGATCGCAGCACTCTGGGGGTGGTGGGCCGAGTGGTGCGCGCCAGCCGCTCCCGTGGCAAGGTGTTCGATGGAGAGATCCTGTGGACGGGTCTCTACCAGCGCGCCGCGCTCGAGGGACAGCTCTCGGCCAAGCTGGGAGTGGTGCGGCTGCTGCCCCGGCTGCGCCTGGGCTGGGGCGAAGATCTCCCGCTGCAGGCGGGATTTCCGCTGGGTGGGAGCGATGGCTTTCCCGGTCTCCATATCGGGGAGCGCCGCGGCGACCGCGAGGCCATGCTCAGCCTCCTGTTCAGCTTTCCGCTCAAGGGTCCACTGATCGGTCGAGTGGAGCTCGCGGGCGGACGGACCGCCACCGGGGGGTCGCTCTTCGGTGCTGAGGGGTGGGTAGGAGGCGCAAGGGTGGGTGTCGGGGCCGAAACGCCGTTGGGACCACTTCGCCTGGAGTATGGCCGCGCAACGGGGGACCGCGATGCGCTGTTCGTCCGCCTTGGCCGCTGGTTCTGA
- a CDS encoding ferredoxin family protein, which produces MTYVIVEACIGVKDRACVDVCPVDCIYEGEDMLYIQPDECIDCGACEPECPVTAIFPEEDVPENMKEYIAKNRDVFNGDAPPGRPKR; this is translated from the coding sequence ATGACTTACGTGATCGTCGAGGCCTGCATCGGAGTGAAGGACCGCGCCTGCGTGGACGTCTGTCCGGTGGACTGCATTTACGAGGGCGAGGACATGCTCTATATCCAACCCGACGAGTGCATCGACTGCGGCGCCTGCGAGCCCGAATGCCCGGTCACCGCCATCTTCCCCGAGGAAGATGTGCCCGAGAACATGAAGGAGTACATCGCCAAAAACCGGGACGTGTTCAACGGCGACGCGCCCCCGGGGCGCCCGAAGCGCTAG
- a CDS encoding alpha/beta fold hydrolase → MPHPEIDLTVYPDECDAFGHLNQASFLSLFERARWEMLIQGPGMDVFTRAGAWPAVRKTVIDYHAAALPGDVLRFQQALTHHGRTSFTMRQTARRVRDDTLIATAQFVFVCINREGRPVPVPREFGEFLTTRPSGPGSVERLTVHGVSLAVDVRGEGPAVLFVHGYPLDRTIWAHQLETLEGFRRIAPDLRGMGQSDAPDLGYGMSIYADDLAALLDNLGVDQVVFCGHSLGGYIGFEFLRRWRRRVRALVLIDTRAESDSPEGRRSRDGFAAMAKEKGAAAIAEAMLPKLLAPDTLTGAPEVADRVRGVITELPVAGIVGALAAMRDRPDSTPLLPTLADLPTLVLVGEADQATPPDEARRMADAIPGARLVVIPGAGHLPPVERPAATTRALQEFLRQLG, encoded by the coding sequence ATGCCCCATCCCGAGATCGACCTCACCGTCTATCCCGATGAATGCGATGCCTTCGGTCATCTCAACCAGGCGTCGTTTCTCAGTCTCTTCGAGCGCGCCCGGTGGGAGATGCTGATTCAGGGCCCGGGGATGGACGTCTTCACCCGGGCCGGCGCGTGGCCCGCGGTCCGGAAGACCGTGATCGACTATCACGCCGCGGCCTTGCCGGGTGATGTCCTCCGCTTTCAGCAGGCGCTCACGCATCACGGGCGCACTAGCTTCACCATGCGGCAGACCGCCCGCCGGGTGAGGGATGACACTCTCATCGCCACGGCGCAGTTCGTCTTCGTCTGCATCAATCGGGAAGGCCGGCCGGTTCCGGTGCCGCGTGAGTTCGGTGAATTCCTCACCACCCGACCGTCCGGGCCGGGCAGTGTGGAGCGGCTGACGGTCCACGGGGTCAGCCTCGCGGTCGATGTGCGCGGCGAGGGTCCGGCCGTTCTCTTCGTCCACGGCTATCCGCTCGATCGCACCATCTGGGCGCATCAGCTGGAGACGCTCGAAGGGTTCCGCCGCATCGCGCCCGATCTGCGCGGCATGGGCCAGTCCGATGCGCCCGACCTGGGCTATGGGATGTCGATCTATGCCGATGACCTCGCGGCCTTGCTCGACAATCTCGGAGTCGACCAGGTGGTCTTCTGCGGACACTCGCTGGGAGGCTACATCGGGTTCGAGTTCCTGCGTCGCTGGCGGCGGCGGGTGCGAGCGCTCGTGCTGATCGACACGCGGGCAGAATCGGACTCGCCCGAAGGCCGCCGCAGCCGGGACGGGTTCGCCGCCATGGCCAAGGAGAAGGGCGCGGCCGCCATCGCGGAGGCGATGCTGCCGAAGCTGCTGGCGCCGGACACCCTGACGGGCGCGCCGGAGGTGGCTGACCGGGTGCGTGGCGTGATCACGGAGCTCCCCGTCGCCGGCATCGTCGGGGCCCTCGCGGCCATGCGGGATCGTCCGGACAGCACGCCGTTGCTGCCGACCCTCGCCGACCTGCCGACACTCGTGCTGGTGGGTGAGGCGGACCAGGCTACTCCACCCGACGAGGCGCGCCGCATGGCGGACGCAATTCCCGGAGCCCGCCTGGTGGTGATTCCTGGCGCCGGCCATCTCCCCCCGGTCGAGCGTCCGGCCGCCACCACCAGGGCACTGCAGGAGTTCCTCCGCCAGCTCGGCTGA
- a CDS encoding ribonuclease D has protein sequence MQLIQTTQELEDLTRRLRLAPLVAVDTEAASFHRYEDRIYLLQVSSRTETAVIDPLAVGTLEPLGSILADPAVEIVFHDADYDLRLLDREYGFHPNNIFDTRIAAQLLNEPGVGLAALLEKHLGVRLDKRFQRADWSARPLSREMLEYAASDTRHLPELRDILREQLAARDRLSWAEEEFRLLTQIRFTPAPATEPGYLRPKGAKALRGRELAVLRELWEWREAAAQRADRATFRILNNEPMLLMAKNPPTDAAALRGIPGMSADQVERRGREILAAVQRGLDVPDRDLPRLERPPRRPADPALEARVERLKVVRNALALRYDLPPGVLCPNGTLESIARSNPGMREEMRGIPELRQWQLREFGDDLLTALPQPALP, from the coding sequence GTGCAGCTGATTCAGACGACCCAGGAGTTGGAGGATCTCACCCGGCGTCTTCGCCTGGCGCCGCTGGTGGCGGTCGACACCGAGGCCGCCAGCTTTCACCGCTATGAAGACCGGATCTATCTCCTGCAGGTCTCGTCCCGCACAGAGACTGCGGTGATCGATCCGCTCGCGGTCGGAACGCTGGAGCCGTTGGGGAGCATCCTGGCCGACCCGGCTGTGGAGATCGTTTTCCACGATGCGGACTACGACCTTCGCCTGCTCGATCGAGAGTACGGCTTTCATCCCAACAACATCTTCGATACCCGAATCGCGGCCCAGCTCCTGAACGAGCCCGGCGTCGGGCTCGCAGCGCTGCTGGAGAAACACCTCGGCGTACGGCTCGACAAGCGGTTCCAGCGGGCCGACTGGTCGGCCCGGCCGCTCTCCCGCGAGATGCTGGAGTACGCGGCCTCGGACACTCGACACCTGCCGGAGTTGCGAGATATCCTGCGGGAGCAGCTCGCGGCCCGGGACCGGCTTTCCTGGGCGGAAGAGGAGTTCAGGCTTCTGACCCAGATCCGCTTCACACCCGCGCCCGCGACCGAGCCGGGCTACCTCCGCCCCAAAGGCGCCAAGGCCCTTCGCGGACGGGAGCTGGCGGTCCTGCGCGAGCTCTGGGAATGGCGCGAAGCCGCCGCGCAGCGCGCCGACCGCGCGACATTCCGGATACTCAACAACGAGCCCATGCTGCTCATGGCCAAGAACCCGCCCACCGACGCCGCGGCCCTCAGGGGCATCCCGGGCATGAGCGCGGACCAGGTGGAACGGAGAGGGCGCGAGATCCTGGCGGCAGTGCAGCGTGGACTGGACGTGCCGGACCGCGATCTCCCCAGACTGGAGCGACCGCCTCGGCGGCCGGCCGACCCCGCGTTGGAGGCGCGGGTGGAGCGGCTCAAGGTTGTGCGGAACGCGCTGGCGCTGCGCTACGATCTGCCTCCGGGCGTCCTGTGTCCCAACGGCACGCTGGAATCGATCGCCCGGAGTAATCCAGGGATGCGGGAGGAGATGAGGGGGATTCCCGAGCTCCGGCAGTGGCAACTTCGGGAGTTCGGCGACGACCTGCTGACCGCCTTGCCCCAGCCGGCACTTCCATGA
- a CDS encoding iron-sulfur cluster assembly protein, which produces MLTPDSVRKALRAVKDPELNLNIIDIGLVYDVEVGAAGEVEVRMTLTSPGCPAGTEIIDDVKHVVSDMEGVKSVEVELVWDPYWTPEKMDPRVRAFLGF; this is translated from the coding sequence ATGTTGACTCCAGACTCTGTTCGGAAGGCCCTTCGGGCCGTCAAAGACCCTGAGCTCAACCTCAACATCATCGACATCGGCCTGGTGTATGATGTCGAGGTCGGAGCCGCCGGGGAGGTAGAGGTTCGCATGACCCTCACCTCGCCCGGATGCCCCGCTGGCACCGAGATCATCGACGATGTGAAGCACGTGGTCTCGGACATGGAGGGCGTGAAGAGCGTCGAGGTCGAGCTGGTGTGGGATCCCTACTGGACCCCGGAGAAGATGGATCCCAGAGTCAGGGCGTTCCTCGGCTTCTGA
- a CDS encoding DUF393 domain-containing protein, with protein MLSRPVLLYDGACGFCRRWVSRLRRWDRHGALEYVAAADRGAFAGLPQLSDAALDRAMHLVTADGRVYPGARALPLLFRLLPGGRVPALLMRVPGVQRLADRVYAWVAARRHRFGCGPTTC; from the coding sequence GTGCTGAGCCGGCCGGTCCTGCTGTACGATGGGGCCTGCGGGTTCTGCCGGAGATGGGTGAGCCGCCTGCGGCGCTGGGATCGCCACGGCGCCCTGGAGTATGTGGCCGCAGCCGATCGCGGGGCGTTCGCCGGACTCCCCCAGCTCTCCGATGCCGCTCTCGACCGGGCCATGCACCTGGTGACAGCTGACGGTCGAGTCTACCCCGGGGCCCGGGCCCTTCCCCTCTTGTTCCGGCTTCTCCCTGGTGGCCGGGTGCCGGCCCTTCTCATGCGAGTGCCCGGTGTCCAGCGGCTCGCCGACCGGGTCTATGCCTGGGTGGCCGCTCGGCGCCACCGCTTCGGCTGTGGTCCTACCACCTGTTAG
- a CDS encoding serine hydrolase domain-containing protein, translated as MGATSRVCRLLSGLLAMTLLRASSGEAQSIAEIDGAVRSGIEAGLYPGAVVVIGRRDSVLYARGYGHFTWDPASALPEPDSTLWDIASISKVVGTTSAAMRLVDRGRLNLDAPVRRYLPRFSGGPKNLVTVRMLLDHTSGLKSYVPIYRKAHGRRARAIDLLYAQPLLRPPGESAEYSDLNALLLGLIVEKIGKMPLDRFASREVFTPLGMRQTRYRPPVGLRRRIVPSGIWRGQAVPGEVNDQNAVAFGGVAGHAGVFSTGMDLARFAQAWLRGGIGPHGRWVSAATMGRFLARGTNSGSRLLGWDSPELNGDEPSVFGTLISGAAYGHTGFTGTELWIDPSRDLFLVFLTNRTFDPRAPDSMHGLKLVRASLSDAAVRLVPHGCTQELVARC; from the coding sequence ATGGGTGCCACCTCGCGAGTATGCCGGCTGCTGTCTGGACTGCTCGCCATGACGCTGCTGCGCGCTTCCTCGGGCGAGGCCCAGTCCATCGCCGAGATCGATGGGGCCGTGCGCTCCGGCATCGAGGCGGGACTCTACCCCGGTGCCGTGGTGGTGATCGGCCGGCGTGACTCGGTCCTCTACGCCCGGGGCTACGGTCATTTCACCTGGGACCCCGCCTCCGCCCTTCCTGAGCCCGACTCGACCCTCTGGGACATTGCCTCCATCAGCAAAGTGGTCGGCACCACCAGCGCCGCCATGCGTTTGGTGGACCGCGGTCGGCTGAATCTCGACGCGCCGGTCCGCCGGTATCTGCCCCGCTTCTCCGGCGGGCCCAAGAACCTGGTGACCGTCCGGATGCTGTTGGACCACACCAGTGGTCTCAAGAGCTACGTCCCGATCTATCGCAAGGCGCACGGGCGGCGCGCCCGGGCCATCGACCTGCTCTACGCCCAGCCGTTGCTCCGGCCCCCTGGCGAGTCGGCCGAGTACAGCGATCTCAACGCGCTGTTGCTCGGGCTGATCGTGGAGAAGATCGGCAAGATGCCGCTCGATCGGTTCGCCAGCCGGGAGGTCTTCACTCCGCTCGGCATGCGGCAGACCAGGTACCGGCCGCCGGTGGGGCTGCGCCGGCGTATCGTGCCCAGCGGGATCTGGCGGGGCCAGGCGGTGCCCGGTGAGGTGAACGATCAGAACGCCGTCGCCTTCGGCGGAGTGGCAGGACACGCCGGCGTGTTCTCGACCGGCATGGACCTGGCGCGATTCGCTCAGGCATGGCTTCGCGGCGGCATCGGGCCCCACGGGCGATGGGTGAGCGCCGCGACCATGGGCCGGTTCCTTGCGCGCGGCACCAACAGCGGCTCCCGCCTCCTCGGGTGGGATTCTCCCGAGCTCAACGGCGACGAGCCCAGTGTGTTCGGAACCCTCATCAGCGGGGCGGCGTACGGCCATACCGGGTTCACCGGCACCGAGCTCTGGATCGACCCCTCACGCGACCTCTTCCTCGTCTTCCTGACCAACCGGACCTTCGATCCGCGGGCGCCCGACTCCATGCACGGTCTCAAGCTGGTGCGCGCCTCGCTCTCCGACGCGGCTGTCCGGCTGGTCCCCCACGGCTGCACCCAGGAGCTGGTTGCGAGGTGCTGA